In Mus pahari chromosome 16, PAHARI_EIJ_v1.1, whole genome shotgun sequence, the DNA window CTACTAGTTAGCAGAttgggggggttgttgtttttgaggaaaataaaatatacattcttgGTTGTTAGAGACTccatgaaacattttcttaaacagAAGCTGAGAGATGAGGATGTTGTCATGCTGAGGAGCACAAAAATATGCaacatttactaatttattttgttgtagtaTTAGTAATAAAGTCAACAGATACATCGTCATTAATCCTTCTATTCCATTTCTCTGTGAAACTTTACGATCTAGTAGACAATGAACACTATATTATTCTCCAactttttaaccatttttttctgctttctattttgtttatatatgaaCTACATCTCATTTCCCAGTAAAATTCATTCAATACTAAGAATGACATAAAACTTTAAAGGGTTTTAATCAACTCTCCCCTTTAGAAACCTAGAAAGACTGGCTTTAGCCAAACATCTCAAAAGGATGGAATTCATCAATAtttgtaaaaagtaaaattcacatatttttaagtattttttaaaactaatagaTGTGTGGATGAAAACTTATAAAATGTGAAATAGTAATGAATGTGATCTTGCTCACAATTCATGaaattgttgttggtttttttttttttttcaaaacaaggttttactatgtaaccctggctgtcctggcactttctatgtagaccaggtttgccttgaattcacagatccACCTTCATCTGCTGCCCAAGTTCTGGAACTAAGGCATGCATCACTGTGCCTGACTATTCAATCGTTAATTCTTGAATATATAATTTAAGCCTTGGTAAACAGcaagataaattatttttacttacttttcaaaatgacataaaaattaatatttttattgttttgagtcaTTGCTATACTACTGTAACTTGACAAAATAGATCAGTCAGCATTTCTTGCCAATTCCTTAGGGTTTTACAACAAATCTCTAGGTATACAAAGCAATTTACTTATATGGTCTTCTTCATGCTTACGCCGACTGCAGACATTTTAGGCTTAGAGTTCATATTAACTGAAGAAACCATAGCAGTACGATGGAAAGACATGTGTAAACAGAACAGAACTAATGACTGCTAAAGAGATAACATTAGAACTGAAGCTCTTCTAAGCCACAAATGCAGGGGGTGGGTATAAAAGTTAAGTTTGCTCCGTTCCCTTGTGATACAATGAGACAAGAAGTCTCCTCATTGCTCCCTTCATGTCCTTGTTCCTCAAAGTATAGATAAAGGGGTTAAGCATAGGAGTCACCAAGCTGTAGAACAGAGACATAAGTTTGTTCTTGTCCTGGGAATTAGAAGATGAGGGTTGTACATACATGCTAATTACTGGTCCATAGAAAAGAGTCACGACAACAACATGAGAACCACATGTATTAAAGGCTTTCTTCTTGCCCTCCGAGGAACGAATCCTAAGCACAGTCACAACAATAAACCCATAGGAAACAAGAATAAGTGACAAGGGAACCAGAGAGTAGAAAGTCCCTACAATGGAGAGCATGGCTATATTGAATGCAGTGTTAGCACAGGACATCTTGATCATCACTGGGACCTCGCAGAGAAAGTTGTCTACCCTGTTGTTGCCACAAAATGGCAGCTTGACGGTGAGGGTCGATTGAAGCAAAGAGTTAGCCAAGCCACTCAGCCATGCCATGGACACGAGGAGGATACAGAGTTGCTGGTGCATGATCGCTGGGTACCTTAGGGGCTTGCATATGGCAATGTAACGATCCAAAGACATCACAGCCAGGAGGATGCACTCGGTAGCCCCCAGGaagtgaaaaatataaaactgtgtCACACAGCCTCCATAGCTGATGGATTTATCTGGGCCCCAAAGATTCCGAAGCAGCTGAGGGATGGTAGTTGTGGTGAAACACAGGTCCAAGAAAGAGaggttggaaaggaagaagtacatAGGGCTGTCCAGTTGAGGGTCTCTCCTGGATACAGCAATAATTGATATATTTCCCAGCATTGTGCAGATGTAAGCAACAAGCACCGTTATGAAGAGGGGCATTTCCAGCCATGGATGGTTGGAGAAACCCAAAAGAATGAAGATCTTTGGAGCACTTTCATTAGCTAGGTTCATTACTGTGGTCGATTAGCAAAGTCTAGTGAAGGTGAAGACTTGTATTTTAGTATGGAGTTTCTATGACAGTCAAAACATTGtgtgaaataaaataacataagtTATTAAGAAACCTGCTTATAATCCACTCCACTAAACTGATTTGATACTCGCAAATACGAAAATTGATaatctaaagaaacaaatattccTGTTTAGCATTTCCAAGAGAAAGATAAATGAATCTACACATTTAACCGGGCATTATAATagagcatattttttaaaagtaataaacaaaaaATGGGAAATTTAGATTGACCTTCTGTGAGCTAGAAGAATAAGAATGATACATGGATGATTCTAAAGAATGCCTAGGAATCACCCACATTGACTTGGCTCATGCTAATTTCCAACACTTACGATCTACTGACACATGTTGTACTCTAGTTGGGTTAAGGGTTGTCTTGGGCAAGTTCAGAACCTGAgttacaaagaaacaacaaatacTGCTCTACTTTTCAAAACTTTGACTGGTTCTTGCCAGTTTAAACTTACTCTATAAAGTCCAGCATTTTTCTATGAGTAAATGATCTCTTGAAATAAATTCAGAActtgaaaaataagataaaaataattttttacaaaTCCTAGAGGTAAAATGTAATTATGACAGCTTGACTTATCAGCATACTGTGAGTCCATTAGTGAATGGTACATTGTGAGATGTAACCTCTTATACATTTAGATACTTGGGAATTATTTTTGTCAAATTATTTAGTTACTAGGAGAATTAGTCATTATATATAAGGACACCCTTTCTCCCCACAAGCTGCCACACCCTGCCTTTCTTTCATATAGTTGGAGACATGGTTTTCCTCAGTAGGCTAGGCTTCCTTGGAACTCATCATGTAGCTTTGGCAGCCTCAAATTTATGATGAGATTGTTACATCATCCTCTCCAGTGTTATGGTTACAGGCATGGATCACCACACTCATCAGCTTTTTAATGTGCAATATTTAATTCAGTATTCCTTCACGTTGCATCGAATACTAACACTTCTCATCCTCCCATAATGATTGCATTTTCTTTCGTcccattttcttaaatttctcaGATCATCTCATTTGAATCTGGTACTAATgtcttcaatattttaaaatttgtgtacatttattttaattaatggaAATACCCACTAATACAAGGAGCATCCCTGGTCTAtcttaaatgcattttaatagtATAAATTCTAAAGATGTTTCTTAGTATCAAAATATCATTTTGCACACTTTCCCTAATATGCACATTTGCTTAAAGAAGTCATAGCATGCAGAGTTATACTAAACTTACATAAAATCAGATGAATAAACTCCACAGACATAAAATACTTACCTTAAATCAATGTTGACTTCCTG includes these proteins:
- the LOC110334063 gene encoding olfactory receptor 2B11-like, with the protein product MNLANESAPKIFILLGFSNHPWLEMPLFITVLVAYICTMLGNISIIAVSRRDPQLDSPMYFFLSNLSFLDLCFTTTTIPQLLRNLWGPDKSISYGGCVTQFYIFHFLGATECILLAVMSLDRYIAICKPLRYPAIMHQQLCILLVSMAWLSGLANSLLQSTLTVKLPFCGNNRVDNFLCEVPVMIKMSCANTAFNIAMLSIVGTFYSLVPLSLILVSYGFIVVTVLRIRSSEGKKKAFNTCGSHVVVVTLFYGPVISMYVQPSSSNSQDKNKLMSLFYSLVTPMLNPFIYTLRNKDMKGAMRRLLVSLYHKGTEQT